Below is a genomic region from Pseudomonas svalbardensis.
GGATCACCGGCTACGATGAATCGCCGAACGCCGACGGCCAGTTGTTTCTGCAGCACTGGCGTCGGCGAAGTCTATGCTGAAGGTCGTTACAACGCCTCGACCGGACGCAGACGGTATTGCGGCGGCAATTGCTCGAAACCGCTGATGGTGGCGTTCAAGCTTTTCCAGCGACCGTCCTTGATGCCATAGATGCAGCCGTGAACAGACAGGCTCTGCCCGCGGTGCCAGGCGTTTTGCACAATGCTGGTGTGCCCGACGTTGGCCACTTGCTGGATCACGTTGTATTCGCAGAGGCGGTCGACCCGCTCTTCTTCAGTGGGCAATTTGGCGAGTTCTTCGCGTTTTTCATAATAGAGATCGCGAATCGAGCGCAGCCAGCCGTCGATCAGGCCCAGCTGACGGTCCTGCATTGAGGCGCGCACGCCGCCGCAGCCATAGTGACCGGTAACGAGGATGTGTTTGACCTTCAGCACGTCGACCGCGTACTGAATCACCGACAGGCAGTTGAGGTCGGTGTGCAGCACCACGTTGGCCACGTTGCGGTGTACAAACAGATCGCCGGGCAGCATGCCGACGATCTCGTTCGCCGGCACCCGGGCGTCGGAGCAACCGATCCACAGGTATTCCGGGGTTTGCTGACGGGCCAGCTTGGCGAAGAAATCAGGATCTTCTTTGGTGATCGCGTCAGCCCAGCGCTCGTTGTTATCAATCAGATCTTGTAATTCGTTCATGCAATGAAACCTCGAGAATGATGCGCTTCTATGACAGACAACCATCTGTCGGGGTCACGCGACAGATGCAGATATCCGGTTTTCCATGCCGGAGGAATTCTCAGCAGCCCGGGGGGTCCACCCTAGTAAGGCCTACAGTATGAGGAATTGCCATGACTGAATCACGACGTCCGTACGATGCGGTGCAACCCGAGCCCATCGATGACAACGAAGACCGCATGGGCTCGATGCATGAGCTGGATTTCGACGAGGAAGAACCCAGCGCCAAAATCGGCGACGAGCTGACGCAAACTGAGCGTGAACGCCTGATGCCTCGGGAACGCGTACGTGAAGCCGGCATAACCGGGGCCTCGACCGATGACCATGAGTCCACCGACGACGACATGAGCCCGGAAACCCTGATCCATGAAGACGGCGCACGGGACGCCCACGAAGCGGGTGAAGGCGGCCAGGCCGATTGGGATTTGAGCATTGTCGATGAAGACGACATCGGAGGGGGCAATGGGCTGGATGAAGAGGAACTGGCGCGACGGGATCCGATGGACGGTAATCGTTGATCTGTGGCGAGGGAGCTTGCTCCCTCGCCACAATAGCTGTAACTCAATCGACGAGGGTGCAGGCCATCACAACGGCATCTTCACGCCCGCCAACTGCCGGGTAGTAATCGCGTCGACGGCCAATCTCGTTAAACCCATAACGCTCATACAACTTAAACGCACCACGGTTGCTGTCGCGCACCTCAAGGAAACACTCCCGCGCCTTGGCGTCATACGCCCGGGACATCAAATGCTCCAGCAACGTCAAGCCCAGGCCGCGGCCCTGGTTCTCCGGTTTGACGGTGATGTTCAGCAGATGCGCTTCATCAAGGATGATCTGCACCACCCCGTGGCCGACCTGCTGCTGGCCTTCAAACATCAGCCATATCTGATATTTACCCAGCCCATCGAGAAAAATCCCGCGAGTCCAGGGATGGCTGTAAGCCGCGTATTCGATTTTCAGTACAGCGTCCAGGTCCGCCTCGATCATCGGGCGGAACGATACAGCGTCACTCATTCGATTCTTTCCAGCGCGCCATCAGCCGACGCATGGCTTGCCAGACATCAGCCTTACGCTGTGGCTCTTCCATTAATAATTCCAGACCCGGCAGGGCCCAGACCGAGCCCAGGCCATCGACCTGGAGTTCACGGTTGAAGGATTCGGCGTTTGCTTCACCGGCGAAACGCACCGCCGGCAGGCCAATCAGCCACACGCAGACGCACGGAGCGTCTTCCAGCCGGGCCGACAGAAAACCTTGAACGAAGTCGCGAGCCGCTTCCGGGCCTTGATCCATGGTGCCCCGAACCAGCAACGGCCAGCGCACCGGCTCACCGACGATTTGCGGGCTGTCCGGCAGACCGGCGGCACGCAGCATGTCCTTGAGCAACAGATAGGCGGGGTCGCGGGTCTGGAACGATTCGCCTGTGGGTAACTCGACCAACAGCAGGCAGCGCCCAGCCCGCAGCAATTGCAGGGCGAAACGCGGCGGCGGCACGACCGGAGCCTTGACCGCGACTGGAGTCGCCTCTTCTTCGACCTTGGCGTTCGTGCGCGTGCTGGCCAACGATGGCCGTGGCACCTCGATTTTCACCCGTTCAGCCGGTTTGGCCACAGGTTCCACAAGCGCCTCAGCCACAGGAGCCGGCGTCACCGGGGCGACGACCACCGGCTCGGGCATCTCCAGCAGTTCAGGGCGCGATGGCGCAGCAAAGGGCAATTCGGTGCGCGGCAGCCAGTTGACCACCTGCATGGCGGTCAAATAAGCGCGACGACGGGACTCGATAAGCAAAGGTCGGCCACTTGTGGATAACTAAAGTGCGGTGATTCTACCGCCCTTCGCTCAAGATCGCCCACGCTTGATCGATAGAAAGCCAACTGTCCGTCCCGAGAGTGAATCGACACGCCTGCGATGCAGTACAATCGCGGCTTTTAATTGCCAACCAGCCGGCCATTCCGATGATCGAACCCAAGCGCGTCTTGCGCGCCCTCGCTGAACACTGGGCACTTCTGGAGCCACTGTGCGAGCACTTCGACCAAGGCACCTTGAGCCTAAACGAACTGCGTTCACAGTTGGCCGCCCAGCAACTCGACAGTACGCCGCAGGACATCACCAGCCTGCTGGACGTGTGGATCCGCCTCGACATTCTGGTTCCCGTGGCGAAAAGCCCGAACCGTTTCGAGCTCAATGCGCAGATCCACGACTTCCTCGCTTACCTGCGCCGTGAGCACCGTCTGGGCCTGTGCCTGGAGATCGAAGCCTATCTGCGCCATCTCGAGCGCCTGGCCGGTTATATCCAGGACGCCTTCGACATCCGCGACGGCCACGACCTGGCGCGCCAGTTGCGCCTGCTCGACATGCGCGTACGGGATGTATTGAAAAAACTCGCCAACGACGAACAGGCCCTGGTGGCCGTCGCCGAGCGGGCCAAGACCAGCGACCGGCAGATTCCCCTGCGCCAGCGTTACGCTGAAGTACTGGCGACCTGGGACGAATACGTCGAGCCGATGATTCAGTTGGTGAACGCCGACGGCGCCTTCGAACAAGGCGTGCGCAAGGTCGAGAACGTGCTGCTGAAGATGCTCACCGAACAGCAGCGCCTCGGCCACCTGGTCGATGACGACATGCTGCTGCGCACCCACGCGCGCATCCTCGAGATGCAGACCAGCGCCCAGCTGACCCTGCGTCATGCCCGCGAACTGCTGCTGCCGCTGCGTGAAGAAGCCCGTCGGCACAACGCCGTGACCCGTGGCGCGGCGCTGGCCTTGTCGGCCATTCGTCGCAAAGGCATCGATGCGGTGCCACAAGCGGCGATGCCGATGTTCACCCGCCCGCAAAGCACCTTCCTCGGCAGCGCCAGTCAGGTTGAAGCCTACGTGTATGCCCTGGCCCGTTTCGAGCCGAAACCGGCTCGATTCCCCAAAGCCCACAAGACGCAGAAAGGCGAAGCACCGCGCGCGCCACGCACGGTTCGGGAAATGCTCGAACGCTGCGAAGACGCCCTGCCGATGCCGGACCTGATGACCTGGCTGCTGGAGCAGGAGCCGGACGGCGCTACCGACGAATTGCTCTACTGGTTCTCGCGTCTGTCGCGCGAGAAACGGTTCAAACGCGAGCGTCTGGAACGCCGCGATTACCACACTCATGAGCATCAGGTCAGCCTGCGCTCCTTCGCCCTGCTCTCGGCCCGCGACACCGCCGCCGAGGATTCTGCGAGCACCCCACATGCATCTTGATCTAAACGAACTGTCCCAGCTGGCGCCGATTTTTCGCGAGCTGTTCAAGGGCTACCACGTCAGCCGCCGCGACCCTGAGCTGTACGCGCAACTGTCGAACTTCCAGGACCAGTACCGCACGCTGTTCAAGGCCTTGGGCTTTGAACTGGTCTGCGACACCCGTGGTTTCTACTACTTCGTGCCTGACCTCGCCGCCGCAGCAGTGAACAAGACCGCGCAACGTCTGGCGCTGTTCACCTTCATTCTTGTCGAGCACCTGGCCGATCAGGGCCGTGACCCGGTCGCCGTGCTCGACGGTGGCAGCCTCGGCCGCGACGAGTTGCCATCGCTGCTGGAGAAATACCGCGACCTGTTTATCCAGGCCGAAGTGCAGACGGTTGAAGAGCTCGAAGAAAAAATCATGCGCCGCATGACTCAGCTCGGTTTCGCCGGCGAAGAAAACGGCATCTACCGTTTCCTGCCGCCGATGCACCGCTTCCTCGATGTCTGCCTGTCGGTCCAGCAGGATCGCGACCTGGCTGCCAGTCTGCACAGTGTTTTGCCATTGCCGGTGCCAGTGCTGATCGATGACGACAGCGACGAAAAACTTTTGGAAACCGATGACCCGCTCGATCTGAGCGACTTCGCTGAAGAAAGCGAAGAAGACGCCATGGCCCGCGCCATTGCCGAAGAACAGGAGACCGACGCATGAGCAAGGAACGCTACGGCATTCGCCGCTTTGCCCTTTTGAACACCGCCGGTTACAGCCTCGGCCTGTTCCCGCTGGAAGAACCGTTGTCGGTTTACGGCGCGAACAACCTCGGCAAATCCGCCTCGATCAACGCCTTGCAGTTCCCGATCCTGGCGCGCATGTCGGACATGAGTTTCGGCAAATACAGCCTGGAACAATCCCGACGCTTCTACTTCGCGTCGGACACCAGCTACATCCTGGTCGAAGTGTCCCTGCCCCACGGTCCTCACGTCATTGGCGTGGTCGGTCGCGGCCCGGGCGGTGGTTTCGGTCACCAGTTCTTTGCCTACGCCGGCAAACTGGATCTGGCGCATTACCAGAAAAACGACACCTGCCTGCGCCAGAAAGAATTGTTCACCAACCTTGAGCGCGAAGGACTGAAAGCCTACGAGCTCAAGCCGGATGAACTGCGTCGATTGCTGGTGGGCGGTCACACCTCGATCCCGCTGGACCTGACGCTAATCCCGCTGCGCTCCACCAGCGAGCAGAGCCTGAAGACCTTCCGCGCACTGTTCATCAACCTGCTGCACATGCGCGAAATCACCGCGGCCAAGCTCAAGCAGCTGTTTCTCGATGCGTTCGAACACAGCCTGCGTTCCGGTAGCGTTGATTACATCGCCGCGTGCGAAGAAGCGTTCCGCGATGTACGACGCATGGAGCAGGACTACAACTCGCTGGTCACTGCTGGCCCATTGGTCGAAGCCCTTGCGGCAGGCGTGACCCAGCGCAACATCCTGCGCGGCAAATTGCACCGGATCTCGCCGCTGCTCGATTCCCTGCTCGGGACCTGGTCGGATTACGCCAGTGCGCGCAAGGAAGAGCTGACGATTCAGGCCGAGCACTACCGCAACGAGCAAGACGCGCTGCAAAACGATCAGCGCGGCGGCACTCAGGAGCTAATGCGTCTGGAGCGGGAAATCACCGGCATCCAGCGCTGGCTCGGCGAACTGTCCGCGCTCAAAAATCGCTTCGCGTTGGTTGATGACGTCAAAGTGCTGGAGCAGCAACTGCTCGCGGCCAAGGACGCACACGATGAGTTGGCCGGTGCGTTGGCCCAGTCGCGGCAGTTCAGCGCCGAAGATTTGGAAGAGCGTCTGCGGGATCTAGAAAAACGCCTGAAGTCGGTGAAACAGCAACTCGATCACGCCGACAACAACAGCTACGCCCGTTTGCGCGAGGAATTCTCGCAACAGGATGTCGAGCGCCTGATGCGTCTGTTCAACAGCGCGCTGTTCAGCCTGCCGCTGGGCGAATACGGCATTACGCTGGATGAGGAGGGTCAGTGGGTTAAGTCCATGGAGCTGATCCTCGATGGCTTCAAAGGCGAGCGTTTCGAAGTGCCGGGGCTGTCCATCGACATCTCGCATATCGAGCCTCCAGCGCTGCAAGCCCTGGCTGACCGCGCGGCGTTGCGCGATCAGAAAGAGCGTCTGGATAAAGAACTCAAGCAACTGAAAACTCAAGCTGCCGTGGCCGCTGACCGCGCTGCGAGCAAAACCCAGACCGAAGCGCTGTACCAGCAAGTGCTGGATGCGCAGAAAGCGTTGGAAGATTTCCGCCGCGCACAAACCCTGAGTGCAGAGGAAAGCGACAAGCTGGAACAACTGGCGCAAATGGAAGCCGCTCAGGACGAGTTGAAGCGTTCCAGCGACGCCTTCACCGAACGCGTCCAGCAACTGTCGGCCAAGCTGCAACTGGTCGGCCGGCAGATCGGCGACATGGAAGCCAAACAACGCACCCTCGACGACGCCCTGCGCCGCCGTCAGCTGTTGCCGGCAGACCTGCCGTTCGGTACGCCGTTCATGGACCCGATCGACGATTCCATGGACAACCTGCTGCCGCTGCTCAATGACTATCAGGACAGCTGGCAGGGTTTGATGCGCAGCGATGGCCAGATCGAAGCGCTGTACGCTCAGGTCCGCCTCAAGGGCGTGGCCAAGTTCGACAGCGAAGACGATATGGAGCGTCGCCTGCAACTGCTGATCAACGCGTACGCGCACCGCACCGACGAAGCGCTGACGTTGGGCAAGGCTCGCCGTGCAGCGGTGACCGACATCGCCCGGACCCTGCGCAACATCCGCAGCGACTACGACAGCCTCGAGCATCAACTGGCGCTGTTCAACCGCGAGATCAACAAGCGTCAGGTCTCCAACCTGCAGAGTTTCCGCATCGTACTGGCGCCGAACAAGGAAGCGCTCAAGCACATCGACCAGATCATCCACAGCGCCGGCCAGTACGAAGAAGGCGAAACCCTTTCGGTTTTCGACCTGAGCCAAAGCGCTGATCAGGACAACAAGAACGAAGAAGCCAAGGAATACCTGGCGCGGCTGGTGGCGGCGAACCACAACCAACTCGGCCTCAAGGACTTGTTCGAGCTGGCGTTCGAGATCACCAAGGTCAACGGATCGCCGGTGATTCATACCGACATCGATGGCGCCGCCTCCAACGGCACGACCATGACCATCAAGGCGCTAACCAACATGTACTTGTTGCTGCACTTGATGGACCGCGATCAGGCTGGTCGCGTGCGCCTGCCGTACTACCTCGACGAGGCGGCGGACATTGACGAGAAGAACCAGGCAGCGCTGCTGGAAACCAGCTTGCAGCTTGGCTTCGTGCCGATCCTGGCGAGTGTGAAGCCGCAGGTCTGCGCCAGTGTCGCCATCGACCTGGAAGGTGGCAGCGGCCCGAACGGTATCTACATCGACGAGGCGGACTGGAAGTACATCCGTCGTCACGATGAAGTGAAGGCTGCCGTTAATGTTGAAGCGGACGAGCCTGAGCTGGATGCCGTCTGATTTGCGTTAATCGAAGGCAATAAAAAAGGCCGCGATCTAATGGATCGCGGCCTTTTTCATGTCTGCTGTTTAGGCTTACTTGCCGATCGAAATCTTCGGCGCCCAAGTCAGCCATTCGTCTTCGAACTTGTCGAACAGCGGGAACGTCTGTTCGGGTCGCGCCGGACTGCCCATACGCTCACCGTCCGGCGTGGCGAAAGCGATGCCGCCCTGAATCAGAGTCTCCAGCGATTCGGTTCGCATCGTCGCGCCTTTGAACAAGCCGTAATCAAAGCCGAAACCACTGGAGTTCCAGAAACGCGTGCCGCTGCGCACC
It encodes:
- a CDS encoding serine kinase/phosphatase, with translation MTESRRPYDAVQPEPIDDNEDRMGSMHELDFDEEEPSAKIGDELTQTERERLMPRERVREAGITGASTDDHESTDDDMSPETLIHEDGARDAHEAGEGGQADWDLSIVDEDDIGGGNGLDEEELARRDPMDGNR
- the rimI gene encoding ribosomal protein S18-alanine N-acetyltransferase, which produces MSDAVSFRPMIEADLDAVLKIEYAAYSHPWTRGIFLDGLGKYQIWLMFEGQQQVGHGVVQIILDEAHLLNITVKPENQGRGLGLTLLEHLMSRAYDAKARECFLEVRDSNRGAFKLYERYGFNEIGRRRDYYPAVGGREDAVVMACTLVD
- the mksF gene encoding Mks condensin complex protein MksF; protein product: MSKERYGIRRFALLNTAGYSLGLFPLEEPLSVYGANNLGKSASINALQFPILARMSDMSFGKYSLEQSRRFYFASDTSYILVEVSLPHGPHVIGVVGRGPGGGFGHQFFAYAGKLDLAHYQKNDTCLRQKELFTNLEREGLKAYELKPDELRRLLVGGHTSIPLDLTLIPLRSTSEQSLKTFRALFINLLHMREITAAKLKQLFLDAFEHSLRSGSVDYIAACEEAFRDVRRMEQDYNSLVTAGPLVEALAAGVTQRNILRGKLHRISPLLDSLLGTWSDYASARKEELTIQAEHYRNEQDALQNDQRGGTQELMRLEREITGIQRWLGELSALKNRFALVDDVKVLEQQLLAAKDAHDELAGALAQSRQFSAEDLEERLRDLEKRLKSVKQQLDHADNNSYARLREEFSQQDVERLMRLFNSALFSLPLGEYGITLDEEGQWVKSMELILDGFKGERFEVPGLSIDISHIEPPALQALADRAALRDQKERLDKELKQLKTQAAVAADRAASKTQTEALYQQVLDAQKALEDFRRAQTLSAEESDKLEQLAQMEAAQDELKRSSDAFTERVQQLSAKLQLVGRQIGDMEAKQRTLDDALRRRQLLPADLPFGTPFMDPIDDSMDNLLPLLNDYQDSWQGLMRSDGQIEALYAQVRLKGVAKFDSEDDMERRLQLLINAYAHRTDEALTLGKARRAAVTDIARTLRNIRSDYDSLEHQLALFNREINKRQVSNLQSFRIVLAPNKEALKHIDQIIHSAGQYEEGETLSVFDLSQSADQDNKNEEAKEYLARLVAANHNQLGLKDLFELAFEITKVNGSPVIHTDIDGAASNGTTMTIKALTNMYLLLHLMDRDQAGRVRLPYYLDEAADIDEKNQAALLETSLQLGFVPILASVKPQVCASVAIDLEGGSGPNGIYIDEADWKYIRRHDEVKAAVNVEADEPELDAV
- the mksB gene encoding Mks condensin complex protein MksB — encoded protein: MIEPKRVLRALAEHWALLEPLCEHFDQGTLSLNELRSQLAAQQLDSTPQDITSLLDVWIRLDILVPVAKSPNRFELNAQIHDFLAYLRREHRLGLCLEIEAYLRHLERLAGYIQDAFDIRDGHDLARQLRLLDMRVRDVLKKLANDEQALVAVAERAKTSDRQIPLRQRYAEVLATWDEYVEPMIQLVNADGAFEQGVRKVENVLLKMLTEQQRLGHLVDDDMLLRTHARILEMQTSAQLTLRHARELLLPLREEARRHNAVTRGAALALSAIRRKGIDAVPQAAMPMFTRPQSTFLGSASQVEAYVYALARFEPKPARFPKAHKTQKGEAPRAPRTVREMLERCEDALPMPDLMTWLLEQEPDGATDELLYWFSRLSREKRFKRERLERRDYHTHEHQVSLRSFALLSARDTAAEDSASTPHAS
- a CDS encoding energy transducer TonB, producing MQVVNWLPRTELPFAAPSRPELLEMPEPVVVAPVTPAPVAEALVEPVAKPAERVKIEVPRPSLASTRTNAKVEEEATPVAVKAPVVPPPRFALQLLRAGRCLLLVELPTGESFQTRDPAYLLLKDMLRAAGLPDSPQIVGEPVRWPLLVRGTMDQGPEAARDFVQGFLSARLEDAPCVCVWLIGLPAVRFAGEANAESFNRELQVDGLGSVWALPGLELLMEEPQRKADVWQAMRRLMARWKESNE
- the mksE gene encoding Mks condensin complex protein MksE; translated protein: MHLDLNELSQLAPIFRELFKGYHVSRRDPELYAQLSNFQDQYRTLFKALGFELVCDTRGFYYFVPDLAAAAVNKTAQRLALFTFILVEHLADQGRDPVAVLDGGSLGRDELPSLLEKYRDLFIQAEVQTVEELEEKIMRRMTQLGFAGEENGIYRFLPPMHRFLDVCLSVQQDRDLAASLHSVLPLPVPVLIDDDSDEKLLETDDPLDLSDFAEESEEDAMARAIAEEQETDA
- the can gene encoding carbonate dehydratase; this encodes MNELQDLIDNNERWADAITKEDPDFFAKLARQQTPEYLWIGCSDARVPANEIVGMLPGDLFVHRNVANVVLHTDLNCLSVIQYAVDVLKVKHILVTGHYGCGGVRASMQDRQLGLIDGWLRSIRDLYYEKREELAKLPTEEERVDRLCEYNVIQQVANVGHTSIVQNAWHRGQSLSVHGCIYGIKDGRWKSLNATISGFEQLPPQYRLRPVEAL